The Nicotiana tabacum cultivar K326 chromosome 14, ASM71507v2, whole genome shotgun sequence genome contains a region encoding:
- the LOC142161705 gene encoding uncharacterized protein LOC142161705, with amino-acid sequence MLNNYYETKKLVRSLGLPVENINCCNSGCMLYCGEDEDLTSCKFCGHQRYKRRVGSRKRKLIPYKKMYYFSLIPRLQRLYVSHATAADMIWHHEHIQEEGVMRHPSDSKAWKHFNETHPFFVVEPRNVRLGLCTDGFQPFGHSGRKYSSWPVIVTPYNLPPGMCMKEVYMFLTVIVPGPNNPKQIIDVYLQPLIKELTLLWEMGVEAFDISKKQNFQLRAALMWTINNFPAYSMLSGWSTAGNLACPYCMEKDYVMVGKQLGLTVIEYFLTKIIRLGEIVKTFVKVRLSEGYHHPLEQERKS; translated from the coding sequence ATGCTTAATAACTATTATGAGACCAAGAAGCTAGTGCGTAGCTTGGGTTTACCAGTTGAAAATATTAATTGTTGTAATTCTGGATGTATGTTGTATTGTGGTGAAGATGAGGACCTCACATCTTGCAAGTTTTGTGGCCACCAGAGGTACAAACGTCGTGTTGGTTCTCGTAAGAGGAAATTAATCCCTTACAAAAAAAtgtattatttttctttgattcctAGATTGCAGAGATTATATGTATCTCATGCTACAGCCGCTGATATGATATGGCATCATGAGCACATACAAGAGGAGGGCGTAATGCGTCATCCATCAGACTCTAAGGCTTGGAAGcacttcaacgaaactcatccCTTTTTTGTTGTTGAACCAAGAAATGTGAGGTTGGGATTATGTACTGATGGTTTTCAGCCCTTTGGCCATTCAGGGAGGAAATACTCTTCATGGCCAGTAATTGTCACTCCATACAATTTGCCTCCAGGGATGTGCATGAAAGAGGTATACATGTTCTTAACTGTCATTGTTCCAGGGCCAAACAACCCTAAACAAATAATTGATGTTTATCTACAACCTTTAATAAAGGAATTGACCTTGTTGTGGGAGATGGGTGTAGAAGCATTTGACATctcaaaaaaacaaaattttcaattaaGGGCCGCTTTGATGTGGACAATCAATAACTTTCCAGCATATTCTATGTTATCTGGATGGAGTACTGCCGGTAACTTAGCATGCCCTTATTGTATGGAAAAAGATTACGTCATGGTGGGAAAACAACTTGGTTTGACAGTCATAGAATATTTCTTGACCAAAATCATCCGTTTAGGAGAGATCGTAAAAACTTTCGTAAAGGTCAGACTGTCAGAAGGCTACCACCACCCCTTAGAACAGGAGAGGAAATCTTGA